The window AATGTAATGTGCAAATCTTCAAAAGGAAAGGGTTCAAAATAAACAGGACGCTCCACTTGATTAAGAGCTTTCATCCATTTATTCCAATCATAAATCATTAATTGATTAGCTTCAGTCCATAAATAAAGTCGACCACTATATAATTGACACTCAAAAAAGCTGCCTTTCAGACTAATTTTTGTTGTAAGTATTTGTTCCTTTTCCATGAAAAAAGCACCCTTTCTTAACCAACAGTATTACCTCTATTCTAGCATTGATTCTCACAAAAAAGGAAGTTTTAACAAAATAATCCAATAAAAAAGCCTTCCTATCAAATTAGATAAGAAGACTTGTTGATTAAACTTTTGGTTTATTAGCGAATTCTCTTTTAGCAATTGCAGGTAAAATCATTCCTAATGCTACAAAGATAATCGGAGTAATGACATTTAAAGCAAATTGGAACACCCAAGCTTGTGGATCAGCTGCATATTCGATTTTTGGAACCATTCCTAAAATACAGGCAAATGCAGTGAAGATAAAGCACCAAGCGCCAATAACATAACCAACTTTATGGTTTTTAACAAATTTATATTCAGAAGTGAAATTTTTATGAAGACGATTTAACATCATATAAGCAAAGAACACCCATAGATAACGCAATGGCATAACAACAGCGTTTAAGTTCAGTAACCATTTGTATAAATCATTCATATTGCCAATTCCGATAGCGGGTACAATGATTAAAATACTTACCAGAATTCCAGTCATAGCATAACCGTTTACTGGAGTTCCTTTGCTATTTAATTTAGCCAATTTACGTGGAATATATTCTTCATCTGCATCTCCAAGTAAAATCTTAAGTGGAGCATCAATAGAGAAGGCCAAGGCTGAAACTTGTGCTAGTGTATTCGCAATAGCATAAAGAATCATAAAAAAGTTCCCGACGCCATAATACGTACCTAATTTTTGGAAGGCAACGTAAGCACCGTTCGCCATTAAATCATCTGGAATATTATTACTATCAAACAACATCCCCATTGCAAATGAACCAAGCAATGCACAGACCGCTACCATTGCAGCTAATGCTAACATTCCTTTAGGAAATTCTTTAGCAGGATTTTTTGTATTATTCACATAAGGCGAGATTTTTTCAGCTCCACCAACAGCAAAAACTAACATTGAGATTGTTGTAAAATAGGCAAAGTTAAAATTCGGTAGATACGTTTTAATATCGCCCATATTCGGTGTTGCAAATGAAGCACCACGAATCGATGGCGCAGCGACTGCCAATAGAATAAACAGTAATGACATGACAAACATAGACATACCCGCAATGCTTCCAATACGTTTTAATGTTGCCAAGCCTTTTGAAGAAACCCATAAAAAGGCTAAGAAAATTACTAAACTAATTAGTGACACTTGCATAGCAGGCATCGTGTTAACTAGATCACCATTTTGTTTAACGGCCCAACCAAGAGCAATTAAAATACCTTGAGGTTTTTGAGCTAAGTAGGGAATATGAACAACCCAATACGTCCATGCTGCATAATAAGCAAGGCGTTTTGTTGTAGTCTCTTTAATCCAAGTACTTACGCCACCATTTCCATCTTTAAAGGTAGACCCCAATTGACCAACAATTAATGCATAAGGAACAAAATATAATAGCATAATTAAAATCCATGAGGTAATAACTGAAATTCCTTGACTTGCATAATTGTTGACAACATTTCCTAGACCCCAAACTGAAACAAAAGCAATTAGGGCCACGTTATACCAACGTAACTTTTTTTCTTCTTGCATGTAGATAATTCTCCTCCTTATTAGGATAGAAATGTATATATATCAATCATTTCTACCATTAAAAGTAAATATAAATCAAGAGTAATTAAGCTAATTTGTTCTCATGATTTAAACTCTATTTACTGTTTTTATCATAAACGTAAACTTATATAGACACAATCTTTTTTATATAAATCTAACAATTACATGAAACTTTGATTAAGACTTTATAAGCAAATCTAAGAGAGCGCTTTTCTTGAAAGGCAAATGGCTTTTTCTTTCATAAATAAGTTAGAAATGGGATAATAAAAGAAGTCATTATAGAGGAGGAATCGTCATGAAAAATAAAGGTATTTGGTTGCTACAAACAACAACGCCCCAGCAACTAGCTAATTTAGCTGAAATTGCACCAACATATGAACTGATTCAAGGAGCAATAGGGGATTTTCCGGCTGAAAAGATTGAGATTGTTTATGGTTGGAACCAAGAAAAAGCCGGTTTTTTACTAGATTTACCAGATAGTCAGTTAAAGTGGATTCAAGCAAAATCAGCTGGTGTTGATACAATGGATTTAACAACCTTAGCTAAGTTGGGGATTACTTTAACGAATGGTAGTGGGATTCATGGGATTCCAATTGCTGAATCCGTTTTTGGAATGCTATTGGCCTATACTCGTGGAATTAAAACAGCGATTCAGCAGCAATCAGAAAGAAATTGGCAACAAGCAGATCGTTTAATTGAGTTACGTGGAAAGACTATGATGATACTGGGAACGGGTCAAGTGGGAGAAGCTGTAGGAAACTTGGCAAAGGGATTTGGTTTGAAAACGATTGGTGTGAATCGTAGTGGAGGTTTAGTTGCTTCAATGGATTATGTGATTAAACAATCGGATGTACCAGAGTATTTGCAACAAGCAGATATTGTAGTAAATATTTTGCCGCTGACTTCAGAAACAACACACTATTACAATGATGCTTTTTTTCAAAGAATGAAAAAGGAAGCAAGTTTTATTAATGTAGGTCGTGGACCATCAGTCGACACAGAAGCACTAATTAGAAGTATTCAAAATGGTCAAGTAGCTTTTGCTGGTTTAGATGTATTTGAAGAAGAGCCTCTTCCGTTGGACAGTCCCTTATGGACTATGCCAGAAGTTTTAGTTACGCCCCATACTAGTGGAATTGCAGAACATTTTAAACAGCGTTTGTTTGCTATCTTTGCTGAAAATTTAAGAGCTTATGTGGAAGGTGACGCATTGCCACGAAATGTAATTGATTATCAACGAAGCTATTAAGAGGACAATATAAAAATGTAAGAATAGAGAACTCTTGAGATAAAAAGGTGAGTTCTCTATTTTATTTTAATAAATACAATATTGTACATATGCTGTTTAACTGAATTACTTATATGTAAAGCCTTTGAATGAATTTGAGCCTATAGCATAAAAATAATGGTATCAAATTTAATCTATAAAATTGACACAGTTTTTAGAAGCTGTTATATTTCAGGAAGCGTTAAAAAACGCAAGGGGAATTTTATTATAAAAAAAAAGATTAATTAAGTAGTACAGTTAATCAGATAAATAAGGGGTGTATAATAGGATGTTTAAAGGGAAAAAAAGTTTGCTAGTGATTGCCTTAATAGCAGTTTTATTGGTAGTTGTAGCAGGATGTGCAAGTGGTGGGGGAAATAAAGCAACAAGTGAATCTAAAAAAACGCAAAATGGTTGGGAAAAGATTAAAGAAAAAGGGGTTTTAACTGTTGCAACATCAGGAACATTGTATCCAACGTCTTTTTACGCTAAAGGCAATCCTGAAATTACAGGATATGAAGTGGAAGTTCTTAAAGAAGCAACTAAACGCCTAGGAATTAAAGTAAAGTTTGAAGAGATGGGCTTTGATGGAATGTTATCTGCAGTAAACAGTGGACAAGTTGATGCAGCTGCGAATAATATTGATACTAGTGATGATCGTAAAGAAAAATTTGCTTTTTCTGATCCCTATAAATATTCATTTGCTAGTATGGTTGTACGT is drawn from Carnobacterium gallinarum DSM 4847 and contains these coding sequences:
- a CDS encoding amino acid permease — its product is MQEEKKLRWYNVALIAFVSVWGLGNVVNNYASQGISVITSWILIMLLYFVPYALIVGQLGSTFKDGNGGVSTWIKETTTKRLAYYAAWTYWVVHIPYLAQKPQGILIALGWAVKQNGDLVNTMPAMQVSLISLVIFLAFLWVSSKGLATLKRIGSIAGMSMFVMSLLFILLAVAAPSIRGASFATPNMGDIKTYLPNFNFAYFTTISMLVFAVGGAEKISPYVNNTKNPAKEFPKGMLALAAMVAVCALLGSFAMGMLFDSNNIPDDLMANGAYVAFQKLGTYYGVGNFFMILYAIANTLAQVSALAFSIDAPLKILLGDADEEYIPRKLAKLNSKGTPVNGYAMTGILVSILIIVPAIGIGNMNDLYKWLLNLNAVVMPLRYLWVFFAYMMLNRLHKNFTSEYKFVKNHKVGYVIGAWCFIFTAFACILGMVPKIEYAADPQAWVFQFALNVITPIIFVALGMILPAIAKREFANKPKV
- a CDS encoding phosphoglycerate dehydrogenase; translation: MKNKGIWLLQTTTPQQLANLAEIAPTYELIQGAIGDFPAEKIEIVYGWNQEKAGFLLDLPDSQLKWIQAKSAGVDTMDLTTLAKLGITLTNGSGIHGIPIAESVFGMLLAYTRGIKTAIQQQSERNWQQADRLIELRGKTMMILGTGQVGEAVGNLAKGFGLKTIGVNRSGGLVASMDYVIKQSDVPEYLQQADIVVNILPLTSETTHYYNDAFFQRMKKEASFINVGRGPSVDTEALIRSIQNGQVAFAGLDVFEEEPLPLDSPLWTMPEVLVTPHTSGIAEHFKQRLFAIFAENLRAYVEGDALPRNVIDYQRSY